One genomic region from Fictibacillus marinisediminis encodes:
- a CDS encoding helix-turn-helix transcriptional regulator, with amino-acid sequence MIHFPVPPFPTYITGGEGVFHPGMKHFRRTFSVYDLIYVTCGTLYMTEDNKEYEVREGEYILLTPGWEHYGHRECQEKTEILWLHFHAETAPAVHPDAEVDWSTIFRRDSTYTEAPQFILSFPIKGKVKNREVITSGLDRLFTLNEIPSPENKLRQQLQFSDVLISLQKEVFSIPTAAEQVTQSIIDYVHQHYNEHFSMKNLSQKLLFHQDYLTRCMQQTMGITPLQYLNQYRMNMAKNLISSTTLRMSDIAGKCGMEDAAYFSKLFKKLEGISPRDYRRMSNLF; translated from the coding sequence ATGATCCATTTTCCAGTTCCGCCGTTTCCCACTTATATCACAGGAGGAGAAGGTGTTTTTCATCCTGGGATGAAGCATTTCCGCAGGACGTTTTCAGTATATGACTTGATTTATGTAACATGCGGCACCCTCTATATGACCGAAGATAATAAGGAGTATGAGGTAAGAGAAGGGGAATATATCCTGTTAACTCCAGGTTGGGAGCATTACGGCCATAGAGAATGCCAGGAAAAAACTGAAATCCTGTGGCTTCATTTTCATGCAGAAACAGCACCTGCCGTTCATCCTGATGCCGAGGTAGACTGGTCAACGATCTTTCGAAGGGACAGTACTTATACCGAGGCCCCTCAATTTATACTTTCGTTTCCTATAAAAGGAAAAGTGAAAAACCGTGAGGTCATTACAAGCGGCTTGGATAGATTATTTACTCTGAATGAAATTCCATCTCCGGAAAACAAGCTTCGCCAGCAGCTGCAGTTTTCTGATGTGCTGATTTCATTGCAGAAAGAAGTGTTCAGCATTCCGACGGCTGCCGAGCAAGTTACCCAGAGCATTATCGATTATGTTCATCAGCACTACAACGAACATTTTTCAATGAAAAACCTTTCTCAAAAACTCCTGTTCCATCAGGATTATTTAACAAGATGCATGCAGCAGACCATGGGGATTACCCCTTTGCAGTATCTGAACCAATACCGTATGAATATGGCCAAGAACCTGATCAGTTCAACAACTTTAAGAATGAGTGATATTGCAGGGAAGTGTGGAATGGAAGATGCCGCATATTTTTCTAAGCTATTTAAGAAACTGGAAGGGATCAGTCCGCGAGACTATAGGAGAATGTCAAACCTTTTTTAA
- a CDS encoding glycoside hydrolase family 13 protein translates to MQREVLYHRPKNNYAYAYDEKTLHIRLRTKKGDVQSVHLIYGDPYNWIDGCWQIQKSEMTKSGSDEWFDYYVIEVSPEFRRLRYGFELMNENEKLVYTEKGFYEEAPRDDTSYYFCFPFLNKADVFRAPEWVKNTVWYQIFPERFANGNPANDPEGALAWGSAAPSKTNFFGGDFEGVIQHLDHLASLGINGIYFTPIFKAKSNHKYDTIDYFEIDPQFGTKETFRQLVDACHEKGIKVMLDAVFNHSGFYFEPFQDVLRNQENSQYKNWFHIREFPVITEPKPNYDTFAFEKNMPKLNTENPEVKEYLLKVARFWVEEFNIDGWRLDVANEVDHQFWREFRSTVKSVKPDAYILGEIWHDSMPWLQGDQFDAVMNYPFTTAALDFLAFDKITGSEFADKITNVLQSYPANVNEVAFNLLDSHDTPRVLTLAKENKERVRQLYTLMLSFPGTPCIYYGDEVGMTGEMDPGCRKCMEWDEEKQDRSLFEDIQKLITFRSDHSAFGNGGTLSFIKGSHTPGTLLYKKTSADETLLFAFNSESEPITLEEGLFDGFSNAVNLWTGENISPAHAVVNANDSLILKLS, encoded by the coding sequence ATGCAGCGAGAAGTCCTGTATCATAGACCAAAGAATAACTATGCCTATGCCTATGACGAAAAAACGCTTCACATCCGTTTACGAACGAAAAAAGGTGATGTTCAGTCTGTACATCTTATCTATGGCGACCCTTATAATTGGATAGACGGGTGCTGGCAAATCCAGAAAAGTGAGATGACCAAATCGGGATCTGATGAATGGTTCGATTATTACGTCATTGAAGTATCTCCCGAGTTTAGAAGACTTCGTTATGGATTTGAGCTGATGAATGAGAATGAGAAGCTGGTCTATACGGAAAAAGGCTTTTATGAAGAAGCACCTAGGGATGATACATCGTATTATTTCTGCTTCCCTTTCCTTAACAAAGCAGATGTATTCAGGGCACCTGAATGGGTAAAGAATACGGTTTGGTATCAAATTTTCCCTGAACGATTTGCGAATGGCAACCCTGCCAATGATCCTGAAGGGGCACTGGCATGGGGCTCAGCTGCACCATCCAAGACCAATTTTTTTGGTGGAGATTTTGAGGGTGTCATCCAGCACCTTGATCATCTCGCCAGCCTTGGAATAAACGGCATTTACTTCACCCCTATTTTCAAAGCAAAGTCGAATCATAAATATGACACGATCGATTATTTTGAAATCGATCCGCAGTTTGGAACAAAAGAAACCTTCCGGCAATTGGTGGATGCTTGCCATGAAAAAGGCATAAAAGTAATGCTGGACGCTGTTTTCAATCATAGCGGCTTCTACTTCGAACCATTTCAGGATGTTCTCAGAAACCAGGAAAACTCGCAATATAAAAACTGGTTCCACATTCGCGAATTTCCGGTCATCACAGAACCTAAACCAAACTATGACACCTTTGCCTTTGAGAAAAACATGCCGAAACTAAATACCGAAAATCCTGAGGTAAAAGAATATTTATTGAAAGTAGCCCGGTTTTGGGTCGAAGAATTCAATATTGACGGCTGGCGGCTGGATGTGGCCAACGAAGTGGATCATCAATTCTGGCGCGAGTTCCGCAGCACCGTGAAAAGTGTAAAGCCTGATGCGTATATCCTCGGAGAAATCTGGCATGATTCCATGCCTTGGCTGCAGGGTGATCAGTTTGATGCGGTTATGAACTATCCGTTTACGACGGCAGCCTTGGATTTTCTAGCATTTGATAAAATAACAGGCAGCGAATTTGCTGACAAGATTACAAACGTTCTACAGTCCTATCCTGCAAACGTGAATGAGGTTGCTTTTAATCTTCTTGATTCACATGACACACCAAGGGTACTGACACTAGCCAAGGAAAATAAAGAAAGAGTCCGCCAATTGTACACACTCATGCTGTCCTTCCCTGGAACTCCCTGCATCTATTATGGAGATGAAGTAGGGATGACTGGCGAAATGGATCCCGGCTGCAGAAAATGCATGGAGTGGGATGAGGAAAAACAGGACCGCTCTTTATTTGAAGATATTCAAAAACTGATCACGTTCAGATCTGATCATTCTGCTTTTGGCAATGGTGGAACCCTCTCTTTTATCAAAGGGAGCCATACACCTGGAACGCTTCTTTATAAGAAAACATCTGCTGATGAAACCCTTTTATTCGCCTTTAATTCAGAGAGCGAACCCATAACGCTTGAAGAAGGTCTATTTGACGGATTCAGCAATGCCGTTAACCTTTGGACGGGAGAAAACATCAGCCCAGCTCATGCGGTTGTAAATGCCAATGATTCCTTGATTTTAAAATTAAGTTAA
- a CDS encoding extracellular solute-binding protein, translating into MKKIMAYMLTPVLAFGVLSACGPQDSSGSGSNTGKAEKKPDKLVVWEDTDKGVGLEPAAKSFEKKYGIKIQFKEMPMLDQQDKLRLDGPTHKGADIITTPHDRIGPLATEGLIEPLNISSEITSQYTDSSISALTFKGKLYGLPKSTETPVFIYNKKYMKEAPATLDDLYKFSKGDKGGAQYGFLANWTDFYFAHGILSGYGGYVFKDNNGTLDTKDLGLTNKGSLEGADYISKWYKEGLFPKGIIGKKAGQTIDGLFNEKKVASVMNGPWSFQGYKDAGIDIGVAPMPKLPNGEYVKTFIGVKGWNVSAYSEHKKWAQKFVEWITNEENAKIRYEKTQEIPPIKALMKDPIIADNEAAKAVAVQSERGVPMPNVPEMAEVWVPVGNALQLTATGKQDSKKALEDASKTIEQNIKAKHTGK; encoded by the coding sequence ATGAAAAAGATAATGGCCTATATGTTAACGCCAGTGCTTGCTTTTGGTGTTCTTTCTGCCTGTGGTCCACAAGACAGCAGCGGAAGCGGCAGCAATACAGGAAAAGCAGAGAAGAAACCGGATAAATTAGTAGTCTGGGAAGATACAGATAAAGGTGTAGGCCTTGAACCAGCTGCGAAAAGCTTTGAAAAGAAATACGGAATTAAAATTCAATTTAAAGAAATGCCAATGCTTGATCAACAAGATAAGCTTCGTCTTGACGGACCGACTCACAAAGGAGCGGACATCATTACGACACCACATGACCGTATTGGGCCATTGGCTACTGAAGGATTGATCGAGCCTCTAAATATTTCAAGTGAAATTACAAGCCAATATACTGACTCATCAATCTCGGCTTTAACGTTTAAAGGAAAACTTTATGGTCTTCCAAAATCTACTGAAACACCTGTTTTCATCTACAACAAAAAGTATATGAAAGAAGCCCCTGCAACACTTGACGATCTTTACAAGTTCTCTAAAGGCGACAAAGGCGGCGCGCAATACGGGTTCTTGGCGAACTGGACAGATTTCTACTTCGCACATGGCATCTTAAGCGGTTACGGTGGTTATGTATTTAAGGATAACAATGGAACACTTGATACGAAAGATCTTGGTTTAACAAACAAAGGCTCTCTTGAAGGTGCTGATTACATTTCCAAATGGTACAAAGAAGGATTATTCCCTAAAGGTATCATCGGGAAAAAAGCAGGACAAACCATTGACGGTCTATTCAATGAAAAGAAAGTTGCTTCTGTAATGAATGGACCTTGGTCATTCCAAGGCTATAAAGATGCAGGAATTGATATCGGTGTTGCACCAATGCCGAAGCTTCCTAACGGCGAGTATGTAAAAACATTCATCGGTGTTAAAGGCTGGAACGTAAGTGCATATTCTGAGCACAAAAAATGGGCTCAAAAATTTGTAGAGTGGATCACGAACGAAGAGAACGCGAAAATCCGCTACGAAAAAACTCAGGAGATTCCTCCGATCAAAGCTCTTATGAAAGATCCAATCATTGCTGATAACGAAGCAGCAAAAGCAGTTGCTGTTCAATCAGAACGCGGTGTTCCAATGCCAAACGTACCAGAAATGGCAGAAGTTTGGGTACCAGTAGGAAACGCGCTGCAGCTTACTGCAACAGGTAAACAAGATTCCAAGAAAGCATTGGAAGACGCATCTAAAACAATCGAGCAAAACATTAAAGCAAAACACACCGGTAAATAA
- a CDS encoding carbohydrate ABC transporter permease yields the protein MEALANQSNHRKTSALLSIIPGIGQVYNKQRIKGALFLILAASYFVVFGNLLNMGLWGFFTLGTELPRDHSIILLVQGVIAFIVIGFGIAFYVFNIYDAFQNGKKRDQGFAVTTIKEQYQNVIDKGFPYLLVGPGFFILIFVVVFPILFMVFLAFTNYDLYHSPPAKLVDWVGVQNFSDMFTMDIWRNTFVSVFAWTIIWTFTATTLQVAVGIFLAVVINQKDLKFKGIIRTLLILPWAVPAFVSILVFSGMFNDSFGAINNDILAAFGIDPIPWLTDPQWTKVAIIFIQTWLGFPFIMAMTTGVLQSIPEELYEAATVDGATVWDKFRSITLPMILAATAPIIITQYTFNFNNFNVIYLFNEGGPAVAGQSAGGTDILISWIYNLTMTSAQYSKAAAVTVLLSVVIVTVALINFKRTKAFKDEGMM from the coding sequence ATGGAGGCGTTAGCAAATCAATCCAACCATCGTAAAACCTCGGCTTTGCTCTCTATCATTCCTGGGATCGGCCAGGTATATAATAAACAAAGAATAAAAGGGGCTTTATTCCTTATCCTGGCAGCTTCCTACTTCGTTGTTTTCGGGAACCTTTTGAACATGGGTCTCTGGGGATTCTTTACCCTTGGAACAGAGCTTCCGCGTGACCATTCCATCATCCTCCTCGTCCAAGGGGTCATCGCATTTATCGTGATTGGCTTCGGCATCGCTTTTTATGTGTTTAACATTTACGATGCGTTTCAAAATGGCAAGAAGAGAGATCAGGGCTTTGCGGTCACAACCATTAAAGAGCAATATCAAAATGTGATTGATAAAGGATTCCCTTATCTTTTAGTAGGGCCGGGCTTTTTTATCCTGATCTTTGTTGTTGTATTTCCGATTCTGTTCATGGTTTTCCTTGCGTTTACCAACTATGACTTGTACCATTCACCGCCTGCTAAACTGGTAGATTGGGTAGGAGTTCAGAACTTCAGTGACATGTTTACGATGGATATCTGGAGAAATACATTTGTATCTGTATTTGCCTGGACGATTATCTGGACATTTACAGCAACCACTCTGCAGGTTGCCGTTGGGATTTTTCTTGCGGTTGTTATTAATCAAAAGGATCTTAAATTTAAAGGAATCATCCGTACGTTATTAATTCTTCCATGGGCAGTTCCTGCTTTCGTTTCTATCCTTGTGTTCAGTGGAATGTTCAACGACTCTTTTGGAGCAATTAATAACGATATTCTGGCAGCTTTTGGAATCGATCCCATACCGTGGCTGACCGATCCGCAATGGACGAAAGTCGCGATCATCTTTATCCAGACATGGCTGGGATTCCCTTTCATCATGGCAATGACAACCGGGGTACTCCAATCTATCCCTGAAGAATTGTATGAGGCAGCTACCGTTGACGGAGCGACAGTTTGGGATAAATTCAGATCCATTACGCTTCCGATGATTCTGGCTGCTACTGCACCGATCATCATCACACAGTACACGTTCAACTTTAACAACTTTAACGTCATTTATCTCTTTAACGAGGGCGGTCCAGCCGTTGCTGGACAAAGTGCAGGCGGAACAGACATTCTAATTTCATGGATTTATAATTTGACCATGACCTCTGCACAGTACAGCAAAGCTGCAGCTGTTACAGTTCTGCTGTCTGTCGTTATCGTTACGGTTGCGCTTATTAACTTTAAGCGAACGAAAGCATTTAAAGATGAAGGAATGATGTAA
- a CDS encoding sugar ABC transporter permease, whose amino-acid sequence MSIKRGKIIRLTLSYLVILAAITIVIYPILWVIGSSLNPGDSLTSSTIIPEHATLQHYKELFTKTQYLTWYWNTLKICISTMVLAVIFIGLTAYAFSRYRFFGRKNGLLLFLVLQMIPQFVAILAIYILANLVGLLDTHFGLVLVYVGGLIPMNTWLAKGYFDTIPRELDESARIDGAGHFRIFWQIILPLAKPILAVVALFSFISPFADFILASILLQSDEKKTLAVGLFNMVSDEFGNSFTLFAAGSVLIAIPIGLLFLSLQRFFVSGLTAGGTKG is encoded by the coding sequence ATGAGCATTAAACGAGGAAAAATTATACGTCTCACTCTGTCCTATCTGGTCATTCTTGCTGCGATTACAATAGTGATCTATCCGATCCTCTGGGTTATCGGATCATCACTAAATCCCGGGGACAGTTTAACGAGTTCAACGATTATACCGGAGCATGCAACACTGCAGCATTACAAAGAACTGTTCACGAAAACTCAATATTTAACATGGTATTGGAATACATTGAAAATTTGTATCAGCACTATGGTTCTTGCTGTAATTTTTATCGGTCTGACAGCCTATGCTTTTTCCCGCTACCGTTTCTTCGGGCGAAAAAATGGTCTGCTTTTATTCCTTGTATTGCAAATGATTCCTCAGTTTGTAGCAATTCTTGCAATCTATATCCTTGCAAACCTTGTTGGACTTCTTGACACGCATTTCGGACTTGTTCTTGTGTACGTTGGGGGATTGATTCCTATGAACACCTGGCTGGCAAAAGGTTACTTTGATACGATCCCAAGAGAACTGGATGAATCAGCACGCATTGATGGAGCAGGACACTTCCGCATTTTTTGGCAGATCATTCTTCCGCTTGCTAAGCCAATTCTGGCTGTGGTTGCTTTGTTCAGTTTCATCTCGCCATTTGCGGACTTCATTCTTGCGTCCATCTTGCTTCAGTCAGATGAGAAAAAGACTTTGGCTGTAGGTCTTTTCAATATGGTATCCGATGAGTTTGGAAATTCCTTTACACTGTTCGCAGCTGGATCTGTATTAATTGCAATTCCGATCGGACTCTTGTTCCTTTCATTGCAGCGTTTCTTCGTTTCTGGGCTGACGGCTGGAGGAACAAAAGGCTAA